From a single Pseudophryne corroboree isolate aPseCor3 chromosome 6, aPseCor3.hap2, whole genome shotgun sequence genomic region:
- the AMIGO2 gene encoding amphoterin-induced protein 2 gives MSFLASSLSMELEYVHRKWKSIAYVIVLFILSTVGGAPGVCPPGCICASDIVSCTNKNLSIVPRTIFKFIRRLDLSYNKIGFLDPDWFPVLLDKLHTLILNHNTVSSISTGSFSTIPNVRYLDLSSNNLRTLSNPVFQELKMLEVLLLYNNQLTHIDSGAFGGLHKLQKLYLSYNSLTHFPLDLYVGRSKLTELVLLDVSHNNLQTVPVQQISLISARQLSGIYLHENPFLCDCQLNTMLNFWYHRHFSPVVDFHNYYACTLPTEAKQQQLIQESFLNCTESAVNGSFPAFGLLYEAQVGERLVVNCDSKIIDTDTQFMWIIPEDRILEPETKTDHFQVFYNGSLEIKDAHISDSGIYSCIAINKIRLVNETIDIRITVGNFTSHKSHAHEAFNTAFTTLAACVVSIVLVLLYLYLTPCRCWCKSRKHKRKQNQNSAHSSILSATPSHEPLDDRKSSTGKRVVFLEPVKDAEQGQNGKVRLIPSENLTAESILKSSRSKSDSDSVNSVFSDVPIIAPV, from the coding sequence ATGTCTTTCCTTGCTTCATCCCTCTCTATGGAACTTGAATACGTCCACAGAAAATGGAAAAGCATTGCCTATGTAATTGTGCTGTTTATCCTAAGCACTGTTGGTGGTGCTCCTGGGGTGTGTCCTCCAGGTTGCATTTGTGCCAGCGACATAGTAAGCTGCACTAACAAGAATTTATCTATTGTGCCCAGGACAATCTTTAAATTTATCAGAAGACTCGATTTAAGCTATAACAAAATAGGCTTCTTGGACCCAGACTGGTTCCCAGTCTTGCTTGATAAATTGCACACCTTAATATTAAATCATAACACTGTCAGCAGCATTTCTACTGGCAGTTTCTCCACCATCCCAAATGTGAGATATCTTGATTTGTCTTCTAATAATCTAAGAACGCTGAGCAACCCAGTCTTTCAAGAACTTAAAATGCTAGAAGTCCTTCTGCTGTACAACAACCAGTTAACACACATTGATTCTGGGGCATTTGGAGGGCTCCACAAATTGCAGAAATTGTATCTGAGTTAcaattcactgacacatttcccattgGACTTGTATGTGGGCAGAAGCAAACTGACAGAACTTGTGTTGTTGGACGTCTCTCACAATAACTTGCAAACAGTGCCTGTCCAGCAAATCAGCTTAATATCAGCAAGGCAACTCAGTGGGATTTATCTGCACGAGAACCCATTTCTCTGTGACTGTCAGCTGAACACAATGTTAAACTTTTGGTACCACAGACACTTCAGTCCAGTTGTGGATTTTCACAATTACTATGCCTGTACTTTACCAACCGAAGCCAAGCAGCAGCAGCTGATCCAAGAGAGTTTTCTCAACTGTACAGAAAGTGCTGTGAATGGATCATTTCCTGCATTTGGTCTGTTGTATGAGGCTCAGGTTGGAGAACGGTTGGTAGTGAATTGTGACAGCAAGATCATAGACACAGACACACAATTCATGTGGATAATTCCAGAGGACAGAATCCTGGAACCAGAAACAAAGACTGACCATTTCCAGGTGTTTTACAATGGGAGCCTAGAAATTAAAGATGCTCATATATCTGATTCTGGTATTTATTCATGTATTGCAATCAACAAAATTAGACTGGTTAATGAAACCATAGATATTAGAATAACAGTCGGCAATTTTACAAGTCACAAATCTCATGCTCATGAAGCATTCAATACTGCCTTCACTACACTTGCTGCTTGTGTAGTCAGTATAGTCCTGGTCCTCCTTTACCTCTATCTCACTCCCTGCCGATGCTGGTGTAAATCCAGGAAACACAAAAGAAAACAGAACCAAAACAGTGCCCATTCCTCTATCTTAAGTGCCACACCGTCACATGAGCCCCTGGATGACAGAAAGTCCAGCACTGGAAAACGGGTCGTCTTCCTGGAGCCTGTGAAGGATGCAGAGCAAGGCCAAAATGGAAAAGTCAGACTGATTCCCAGTGAGAACCTCACAGCTGAAAGCATCTTAAAGAGCAGCAGATCAAAGTCTGACTCTGATTCTGTCAACTCTGTCTTTTCAGATGTCCCTATCATAGCACCAGTGTAA